One window of the Halanaerobiaceae bacterium ANBcell28 genome contains the following:
- a CDS encoding NifB/NifX family molybdenum-iron cluster-binding protein, with the protein SSQLYQEAVRNFELRKLSKYIISSKFKNKKQQPKYFFAIASKSGKIIDQHFGHADKFLIYTFYNNIVEFYEEREIEKYCSGKECFDKGSRMENIIAMLDDCTAIFCTRIGHKPKKTLKNKGIEVMEMYELIEDGIKYYTNDVIENKKTALLFK; encoded by the coding sequence TTCTTCCCAGTTATATCAAGAAGCCGTTAGAAATTTTGAACTCCGAAAGTTGAGTAAATATATAATAAGTTCAAAATTCAAAAATAAAAAACAGCAGCCTAAATATTTCTTTGCTATTGCTTCAAAAAGTGGCAAAATAATAGATCAACACTTTGGTCATGCAGATAAATTCCTAATTTATACTTTTTATAACAATATTGTAGAGTTTTATGAAGAAAGGGAAATTGAAAAATATTGTTCAGGTAAAGAGTGTTTTGATAAAGGGTCCAGGATGGAAAATATAATTGCAATGCTTGATGATTGCACAGCAATTTTCTGTACCAGAATTGGTCATAAACCGAAGAAGACTTTAAAGAATAAAGGTATAGAAGTTATGGAAATGTATGAATTGATTGAAGATGGAATTAAATATTATACT